The Terriglobus roseus region GAGCGGCAACACGATAAAAGCAAACAACGTGGCGATAAGCAGACGGCAGCAGCGCATTCTTGTCCTCACTAAGGCATTAGATGCGCTTTGCTTCTGAATCAACACATCGCCCTAAGCTGTCACCTTCGTGCCGCGCTTCGCGATGATGGGCTCCATGCGACTGTATAGCTCCTGCAAAATCTTCACGCCCGCTTCGGCAGCCGCATGATCCGGTGTTTCATTCGAGTCGTTCCAACCCTCTTCTTCACCACCGATATTCGGCTGCACCACAATTCCATCGCGCCGAGCAAGCAGGTTCAACCCCTTGTATCCGATGCCATAGTTCACGCCTTCCTGCGGAATGAGCCACGCAATCTGGCCACGCACGGGAACAATGCTTTGATCACTCCACAACGCCTTGGAATCATAGCCCGTGCAGCAGAACACAACGCTCTCTTTCAGTGATGCAAATTCATTGGGCGAATGGAACTCGCGCATCTCAAGCCGTCCGCCTGCCAGATAGAACTCCTGCATCAGCAACTTCGCATATCCGGCCACATTGAACGTCAGTGACGAGTTCCGACGCACATACTTGGTGGGGAACGGTGTCGAGCCGGGCGGCATGTCTTTCGATTTTGGCGTGATGTCCGCAATGCTTTGGCTATAGCGCGCGAACTCGTGCACCTGTTTTGTTCTGTCAGCAGGATCAGCCGCGGTATTGGGATCAACAGGACGATTGCGATCACGCGGCGGATCATCCGAGAGCTGATAACGATCGGTCCATTCAATCGGGGATCCGGCTACGCCAAGATAGCTGTTGTACATCGTCCACGAGGTGCGCGCCATGCGCTCCCACAACGCAGCGAAATCGGCAGGCGCATCCGTACTAAGAGCCACGCGTGAATCCGGTGTCCACGAACCGGTGGCACGTACGCTGCGGATGTATGGCGCCGTCTCTTTCGCATAGATCGTTACTTTATAACCCATGCGCTGCGCTGTCAGTGCCGTCGTCAGCCCAAGCGCTCCTGCGCCGATTACAGCGCATTCCTTCACGCCCGGCGCAGCTTCCATAGCCTTGCGCACGACCACATCCGCTGAGCCCCACGAGAGCGACCACCCGCTGCCGCCATGACCGTAATTAGTCACTACGGTCTTATCACCCACCTTGACGACATCCATGCGAGGCCCCACCGCACGAAACGGCCGCAGGCATACCGTGATACGGAAGATGCGGTCCACATCTGCACGAATCGGAAGGATATTTCCCGGCAAATCATAAAAAGGCAGTGCTGAAGCTGTTGCAAGAGCAGGCGCTGCGACGTGCTTCGCACATCCTTGCAGCAGGCTTAAACCGGTAAGTGCTGCCGATCCATGGAGAAATGAACGACGGTCCATCGAAATCTCTCTCCCTTCGTGGTTGAAAGAAAACCATGCAAAAAGCCATGCAAATGCAGGGCTATGAAAGAAAATGTCTGCGGAATGAGCGAGGGTGTACTCCCTCACTTATAACCGACATGACCCGTTTTTCACATGCGCAAGTGCTCATTTTGGTGGAATCTCCCGCCGGAGTAGCGCATCTTCCCCGCATCGCGAGACAATAGAAGCAGTCATGGCATTGAACGTAGGCATCGTCGGTCTTCCCAACGTGGGCAAGAGCACCATCTTCAGCGCACTCACCGCAATTGAGGCTGTCGCTGCGAATTATCCCTTCTGCACCATCGATCCGAATGTAGGCATCGTAACGGTTCCGGATACTCGATTGAACCGCATCGTCGAGCTGGTGAAGCCGAAGAGCATCGTCCCCACCACAATCGAATTTGTGGACATCGCCGGCCTCGTTGCGGGCGCCAGCAAGGGTGAAGGCCTGGGCAATCAGTTCCTGGCGAACATTCGTTCGACGGACGCCACGCTGCACATCGTGCGCTGTTTCGAAGATCCTGAAGTGATCCACGTCGCAGGCAAGGTCGACCCGCTGGCCGACATCGACGTCATCAATACGGAACTCCTGCTCGCCGACCTCGACACCGTCGAACGCCGTTACGAGAAGGCACAGAAGCTTGCCCGCACTTCGCAGGACAGCAAGATCAAGAACGAGTTCAGCGCTCTGGGCAAACTACGCGAGGCGATGAATGCAGGCCAACCAGCTCGTGCAGTAGAGCTAACGGAAGAAGAGAAGCCTCTGGTGCGTGACCTCTTCCTCATCACCATGAAGCCGACGCTTTACGTTGCCAATGTGGACGAAGCCTCTCTGGCAGAGGGCAACGAACACACGCGTGCCGTGGAAGCTCGCGCAGCCAGCGAAGGCAGCGACGTCGTCCGCATCTGCGGATCGATGGAAGCTGAAATCTCACAGCTTGATCCCGAAGAGCGCAACGAATTTCTTGCCAGCATGGGCATGGAAGAACCTGGATTGGATCGTCTGATTCACGCTGCGTACCGTCTGCTCGGCCTGATCACATACTTCACTGCCGGCGTGCAGGAAGTGCGTGCATGGACCATCCGTAAGGGCACAAAAGCGCCCGGAGCCGCAGGTGTAATCCATTCAGATTTTGAACGTGGCTTTATCCGCGCGGACGCTTACAACTGCGAAGATCTTTTCAGACTTGGCAGCGAACAGGCAGTAAAAGAAAAGGGACTGCTGCGCAGTGAAGGCAAGGAATACATCGTCAAGGATGGCGACATTCTTTTCTTCAAGTTCAACGTCTAATGCGTCTCTGAGATTTTGATTTGAGCGATGTCGTGCCCGTGTCATCAGAAACCCCTGACACCGCGCATGACATCGCTTTTCCACTCTTATGTTCAGCGTCGAAACACATAGAAGCGACAACGCGTTAGGATGATTCTGCATGGAAGCAATCATCCATTATGTGGAAGACCTTCAATTCGCTTGCTTCGCGTTCGTCTTCAGCATCATGGCGCTGCAGTCCCGTCGCGACCGCACGATTCGTTTTGTCTGCTGTAGCTATCTTCTGGCGACGTTGGTGTCCGTCATCGATGTCACGTTGCCACATCCCTACAGCCCGTTAACCAATGCTGGCATCCTCACCGTACTAAGTTTGCGTTATGCAGTATTGGCTGCGGGACTGGTGTACTTCACTCGCAACTCCGAGTGGGCATCGAAGATTTCGTTCGTGCTCGCGGGAGTTGCCTTGCTGCTAACGGGCCTATCGTTTACAGCACTGGCAGGGCCGCGGCAACTTGCAATCTATTACTTTGTCCTTGCGTGGCAGCAGGCGCTTCTCGTTGTCGTCGTGATGCGTTCCAGCGAATCATCGACACGTATTCCTCGTGTATTGCTCGCCTTCCTGTTTCTGCTTTCCGTGGGATACCGTCTGAACCAACTGCACTTTGTGTTGTCGGCAAAAACCGCCCACGACATCTGGCTGCGTAACCTTGGATTGTTCGTTAACGGTACTGTGTTGAGCGGCGTGCTTCCCTTCACCGTTGTGTGGATGATGAATGCCCGCGATCACGCCAATCTGTTACAGCAGAGCCTCCTGGATCCATTGACTGGCCTTCTGAATCGTCGCGGGCTGAATGAAGCGGCGGACCGCGAACTGAAGCGCTACTCCCGCTCTCAGCAGGAGTTCGCTTTAGCAGTAGCAGACATTGATCACTTCAAGAAGTTGAATGACCAGCATGGCCACGCCTTTGGCGATGAGGTCCTGGTCGATTTTTCAGTGATCTGTCAGACAGAACTGCGTAGCTACGATGTTTCCGCTCGCAGTGGCGGCGAGGAGTTTATGCTGCTGTTTCCTCTCACCTCGCTGGATGCGGCCACGACGGTATTGGAACGCATTCGCAAACGCTTTGAAGCAAACACACCGTTGGGGAGCGATCCCAACACGGTAAGCATCGGTGTTACGTCCACTCGCGGACGCTCCGGCGTCACATGGGCCCAACTGCAAAAAGAAGCTGACAAAGCGATGTACCAGGCGAAGCATCTGGGACGGAATCAGACCATCGTCTATGACGCTGCGAGCGAAACAGCCTTATAACGGATCGCGAAAGCGGACTGATCAACCCCGATACTCATCCCTCCTGCAATTTTGCCGATGTAGTTGGCATGGAACTGGCATTCCCCGCCTCCGCAGAAGAACTCCGGATGAGCTTTCCTTTCAGCATGGCGTTCCAACCCATGGTGAACGTCACGACAGGAGATATCTATGCGTATGAGGCTCTTGTCCGCGGCCCTCAGGGACAAAGTGCGGCCAGCATCCTCGGACGCCTGAAAGAGAGTGAGCAGTTTCTCTTTCATCAGAATTGTCGTAACTATGCGATGAGGTTGGCGACAAATCTTGGCATTACAAAATCAAATGCCGCACTGTCCATCAACTTTCTTCCACGAGCCATCCGCACGCCCGAAGCATGCTGCGCCATGACACTCACCGCCGCAAAATCACTGAACTTTCCGTATGAACGGATGATCTTCGAGATGACGGACGCAGGCCGACTTCTCAATACAGAGCAGGTGAGAACAGTCGCCCGTGAGTATCAGCGCAACGGCTTCCGCATCGCCCTTTCCATTGATGATCTGCAATCGGCCCTCTCAGAAAAAGCCATATGCAGACAGATCAGAGCCGACATCCTGAAACTGAATATGGCAATCACACGCAACCTGCATCTGCATCCACACTCACAAGCAGCCATCGCTTCCCTGCAAAGCATTTGCCATGCAGAAGAAATGGACCTGATTGCAGAAGGAGTAGAAAGCCCTGAAGAGTATGTCGCCTTACTCCAATGCGGCATTGAGCATATGCAGGGTTATCTGTTCGCTATGCCCGGTTTCGAATCTCTTCCGAACTTCACGTTACCCACTCCAGTTGAGATGGATGCGTGAAATGCAAAAGGCCGGGCTTTCGCCCGGCCTTTCTATTTGTGATCTGGAAATCAATTACACAGTAGCGGGTTCCGAAGACTTGGCCTCGGCAGCACGCTTCTCCGCAAGGTTCTCGCCCAGTTCTGCAGCGATCTTCTCCGTGGAGAACGCTTCGATCAGATCGCCAACACGAATGTCGCGCAGGCTGAGATCGATACCGCATTCCATGCCGTTGGTCACTTCGCGGACATCGTCCTTGAAGCGCTTCAGGTTGGTGATCTTGCCCTTCCAGACTTCGGCACCATCGCGCATCACGCGTACCTGCGAGTTGCGGGTGATTGTGCCATCGCGAACCACGCAGCCGGCAATCTGGCCAACCTTCGTGATCTTGAAGACGTTGAGCACTTCTGCACGGCCCAGGTAGTTCTCGCGGAAGACCGGATCCAGCAGTCCAAGCATGGCCTTCTGAATCTCGTCCTGCAGCTCGTAAATGATGGAGTGCAGACGAATTTCCACGTTGTCCTGGTCGGCCAGTTCCTGAGCCTTGCGCTCCGGACGCACGTTGAAGCCGATGATGACGGCGTTCGACGCGGTGGCCAGCAGCACATCGCTTTCGGTAATGGCGCCCACGCCGGAGTGTAGTACGCGAACACGCACCTTCTCCGTCGTCATGCGCTGCAGGCTGTCGATCAGTACCTGTACCGAACCCTGCACATCGCCCTTGAGAACAAGGTTGAGATCCTTGACGCCAGCCTGCTTGATCTGTTCTGCAAGGCCTTCCAGCGACACACGGCTGCTCTTCGCAAGCTGCGCTTCGCGTTCCTTGAGCGTACGGTAGCGTGCAATTTCCTTGGCACGGTCACGATCGCTCATCACGATGAACGTATCGCCTGCATCTGGAATGCTCTCCAGACCCAGGATTTCAACCGGTGTCGAAGGTCCTGCAGCTTCGATGGAACGGCCGCGATCATCGAACATGGCGCGGATCTTACCGAAGGTGTTGCCAACGATATAGCTATCACCAACCTTCAACGTTCCGTTCTGCACCAGGATCGACGCAACCGCACCACGGCCACGATCCAGCTTGGCTTCGATAACGGTACCCACTGCCGGACGCTCAGGAATTGCCTTCTGTGCGTTTGTATCGGCAACCAGGCAGATCATCTCTTCCAAGCCATCAAGGTTGATGCGCTGCTTCGCGGAAACTTCAACGAATTCCACGTCGCCGCCCCAACCCACAAGCTGCAGACCACGCTCAGCAAGCTGGCCCTTCACCTTGTTGCTGTCCGCACCGGGCTTGTCAATCTTGTTGATCGCCACGATGATCGGCACCTTCGCCGCCTTCGCGTGATCGATGGCTTCAATCGTCTGAGGCATCACGCCGTCATCCGCTGCAACCACCACAACGACGATGTCCGTAACCTTAGCGCCGCGTGCACGCATGCGGGTGAAGGCTTCGTGACCCGGGGTATCCAGGAACACGATTTCACGGCCAAAGGCAGGCGAATCTTCCTTGGTGACGTGAACCTTGTACGCACCGATGTGCTGCGTGATACCACCGGCTTCGCCGCTGGCCACGTCGGTAGAACGAATCGCATCAAGCAACGAAGTCTTACCGTGATCGACGTGGCCCATGACCGTAACAACCGGCGGACGGACGATTTCCGTCATGCCGCTGGTATCCGTCAGGACGCCTTCGATCGCTTCGTTCTCAAGCTGCTCTTCCACGGTCTGGATCTGTGCATCCGCGCCATAAGCAGCGGAGACAGACTTCACCAGCTCGTTATCGAGTGACTGATTGACGGTGACCAGAACACCACGCATCAGCAGCGTAGCGATCAAATCCTTACCGCGAAGACCAAGCGCTTCCGCCAGGTCCTTTACGGTAACGCCTTCCGTCACAGTAATCGTGCGTGTAATGGGCTGTTCGCCCATGGCAATCTGCGCTCCGCCAAACCGCGACGGTGGCGCAAAGCCCTTCATTGGGCCTTCTTTGCTCTTTTCGTAACGCTTCTTGTTCGCTGCGCCCTTCTTGGCCGCAGGACGCATACCGGGCTTCTGAGCTCCGGGTGTGCCTTCGGCAATCAGGCCACCGCCACCAGGACGCGGGCCACCAAAGCCGGGGCGAGGTCCACCAAAGCCGGGACGCTGACCAAAGCCAGGACGTCCACCAGGGCCGGACGGAGGTCCGCCGGGGAACGTACGCGTCGGATGCATCGGACGACGGCCAGCAGGGCCGCCACCAGGACCACCGGGGCCGCCATAAGGCGGACGGGGACCACCCGGTCCAGCACCCGGGCCACCGGGACGCTGGAAGATCGGACGACGAGCCGGCACGTTAGCAGCTTGAGGCGGCGCGGTGTACGACGGACGCGGACCGGTCTGCGGCATGATGACGCGACGCTTCGGCTCTTCCGGAGCTGCGGGAACTGGTGCTGCCGCTTCAGGAGCGGGCGGCGGAGTTGCCGGAGCAGAAGTCGCAGCAGGTGCTGATGCGGCGGCCGGAGGACGCGCAACAACTACGCCCTGCGGCGGAGGCGTGCTACCGGCAATTGCCGGACGCTCTCCTGCGGGGTGTCCCGGACGGACCACCACGCCTTGCGGCGGACGCGAGGCAATCGCCGGACCAGTCTTCGGTGCGGGATGCACGATGACCGGAGATTGGCGGGCCTGCGGAACGATTGTGCGACGCGGCGCTTCGGGTGCGGCAGACTCAGTGCGCGGCTGTGCGATCTTCAGCGTCGGCATCACAGGGCGTGTGATGGGAGGACGCGAAGGCGCTGCCGGAGGGGCAGCGGGCACAGGAGGTGCAACTGGAGCGGGCGGGCGAACCACCACGGGCTTCTCAACCACAGGAGCAGCAGCAACTTCCACTACGGGAGCGGGGGCAACGGCAACTGGAGCGGGAGTAGGAGCAGGTGTTGGAGCGGGTACAACCGGCTTAGGCGGCGCCACAACGGCGACGACTGGCTGCTTCGGAGGAGCCGCGACAACGGCTGGCTTTGCCGGAACAGGTGCCTGGGCAGCTTGCTGCTCGGCCTGACGGCGTTCTGCCAGCATCCGTTGGATGTCACCAGGCTTACGAGCGCTCGACAAATCAATCTTTTTGGGTTCGGCAACGGACGACGTACGTGCAGGCGCACGGCCACCTGTCAGGTGCCTGCGAACCTTGTCCGCTTCGTCATCCTCGATGGAACTCGAGTGGGTCTTCTTTTCTGTGACTCCGACTGCTGTAAGCGCGTCAAGAATTTCTTTGCTCTTGACCTCAAGCTCACGCGCCAGATCGTTGATGCGTACTTTACTCATCCGCCCTCGTCTTACTTCGTTGCCCTCTGCTAGCTGTTCATGGCAGCTCCACTCCAGAAGGAATCAAGTCCAATACATTCATTATCGCTCAGGAGGGTACAATTCGCGCCTCCAAAGCACTTCAAAGCGCCGTGAAAGTCGGCGACACGGTATTCCGTGCCGCCGTTCTTCACGCTAACCACGGGTGTTCTCGTCCGGGTCGATGGTTTCGTTGCTGAATTCACCGGCCTGTTCGGCCAGATCCTCAAGGGTCTGGTTGTCGTTTTCGATCATGGCCTCACGCACGTCCGCGTCGCTGCCAAAACCGTCAAATTGGCCTTCAGCCTCTTCGCGCTCCAGCAAATCGTCCGCTGATTCGCTTACTTCAATCGGTTCCACGCCGTCCAGGCCGCGCTCCGCGATGATTGCTTCCGGTGTCTTACCCATTAGCCCCTCCTCGTCTTCGTCACTGTCGGCGTCAACCACGTCCTTGGACGGCTTACCGTCCGCCTCTGTGGGTTTTTCGTGCGACACAGACGATTCAGATGCGCCGTTGTCGCCCAACGACTCCGCTACGGCACTGGTTACAGCGGGACGCTCCTCACCCTCTTCGTACTGACCGAAATAGTGGCGAACCGCAACTGCAATCTTCTCGACAGACTTTTCACCGATTCCCGGAACTTCGCCCAGTTCCTCGGCAGTCATATCGGCAAGGTGCTCAACCGTTGTGATGCCAGCAGCGATCAACTTCTCCAGCACGCTCTCACCAATTTCGGTGACCTGCTCGATCGGAGTGGAAGGTCCGCCGCCCAACGCAGCCATGGCCTGCTCCACTTCCTGGCGCTTCTCTTCTTCGCTCTTTATGTCGATCTTCCAGCCCAGAAGCTTCGCCGCCAAACGCACATTCTGGCCCTTCTTGCCGATGGCTAGCGAGAGCTGCGTGTCATCCACGATCACCTCAAGCTGCTTCTCGCCAAGATCGGTAATGGAAACACGCGATACTTTTGCCGGCTGCAAAGCCTTCTCCGCAAACGTCGTGATCTCGTCGGAGTACTCAATGATGTCAATCTTTTCGCCACGCAGCTCGCGGATGATGGACTGCACACGCATGCCCTTCATGCCGACGCATGCGCCAACCGGATCAACATCCTTATCGCGCGAAACCACTGCGATCTTCGTACGCTCACCGGCCTCACGCGCAATAGCGCGGATCATCACGGTGCCGTCGTAGATTTCTGGAACTTCGCTCTGGAAAAGGGTCTGCACCAGTGCCGGAGCAGCGCGGCTCACAATCACCTGCGGTCCCTTAGCGGCGCGGTCCACACGCAGCAGCGCCACACGGATGCGCTCACCCACGGTGAACTGCTCCAGACGGGACTGTTCACGCTTCGGCATACGAGCCTCGGCCTTGCCCAGATCAAAGATCACATCCATGGGCTCAATACGCTTCACCGTGGCGTTCAGAATTTCGCCCACGCGGTGGTTGTACTCGTTGAAGACCGTGTCGCGCTCTGCTTCGCGCACCTTCTGGAAGATCACCTGCTTTGCCATCTGTGCGGCAATACGACCCAGCGGCGAGGTGTCCTTGTAAAAGCGCAACTCCGCGCCCACTTCCACGCCCGGCGCCATCTCCTGCGCTTCAGTCAGCGTGATGTAGTTCTCGGGGTCTTCCTCAATTTCAGTGTCGTCTTCGATGACGGTCTTGTAGACATAGGCGCGGATCTCGCCCGTTTCCTTGTCGAACTCACCGCGCATGTTTTCCTGCGTCTTGTAATACTTGCGTGTTGCAAGTGCGATAGCGTCCTCAACGGCGGTGACGACGATCTCGGGCTCGATGCCCTTGTCGCGGCTCATGGTTTCAATTGCCTGATACAGTGCGCTTGCCATTGTTGTGTTACTCCTGCGTATTCAGTTGTGTTGTTGCAATGTTGTTTT contains the following coding sequences:
- the nusA gene encoding transcription termination factor NusA, producing MASALYQAIETMSRDKGIEPEIVVTAVEDAIALATRKYYKTQENMRGEFDKETGEIRAYVYKTVIEDDTEIEEDPENYITLTEAQEMAPGVEVGAELRFYKDTSPLGRIAAQMAKQVIFQKVREAERDTVFNEYNHRVGEILNATVKRIEPMDVIFDLGKAEARMPKREQSRLEQFTVGERIRVALLRVDRAAKGPQVIVSRAAPALVQTLFQSEVPEIYDGTVMIRAIAREAGERTKIAVVSRDKDVDPVGACVGMKGMRVQSIIRELRGEKIDIIEYSDEITTFAEKALQPAKVSRVSITDLGEKQLEVIVDDTQLSLAIGKKGQNVRLAAKLLGWKIDIKSEEEKRQEVEQAMAALGGGPSTPIEQVTEIGESVLEKLIAAGITTVEHLADMTAEELGEVPGIGEKSVEKIAVAVRHYFGQYEEGEERPAVTSAVAESLGDNGASESSVSHEKPTEADGKPSKDVVDADSDEDEEGLMGKTPEAIIAERGLDGVEPIEVSESADDLLEREEAEGQFDGFGSDADVREAMIENDNQTLEDLAEQAGEFSNETIDPDENTRG
- a CDS encoding FAD-dependent oxidoreductase, whose product is MDRRSFLHGSAALTGLSLLQGCAKHVAAPALATASALPFYDLPGNILPIRADVDRIFRITVCLRPFRAVGPRMDVVKVGDKTVVTNYGHGGSGWSLSWGSADVVVRKAMEAAPGVKECAVIGAGALGLTTALTAQRMGYKVTIYAKETAPYIRSVRATGSWTPDSRVALSTDAPADFAALWERMARTSWTMYNSYLGVAGSPIEWTDRYQLSDDPPRDRNRPVDPNTAADPADRTKQVHEFARYSQSIADITPKSKDMPPGSTPFPTKYVRRNSSLTFNVAGYAKLLMQEFYLAGGRLEMREFHSPNEFASLKESVVFCCTGYDSKALWSDQSIVPVRGQIAWLIPQEGVNYGIGYKGLNLLARRDGIVVQPNIGGEEEGWNDSNETPDHAAAEAGVKILQELYSRMEPIIAKRGTKVTA
- the infB gene encoding translation initiation factor IF-2, yielding MSKVRINDLARELEVKSKEILDALTAVGVTEKKTHSSSIEDDEADKVRRHLTGGRAPARTSSVAEPKKIDLSSARKPGDIQRMLAERRQAEQQAAQAPVPAKPAVVAAPPKQPVVAVVAPPKPVVPAPTPAPTPAPVAVAPAPVVEVAAAPVVEKPVVVRPPAPVAPPVPAAPPAAPSRPPITRPVMPTLKIAQPRTESAAPEAPRRTIVPQARQSPVIVHPAPKTGPAIASRPPQGVVVRPGHPAGERPAIAGSTPPPQGVVVARPPAAASAPAATSAPATPPPAPEAAAPVPAAPEEPKRRVIMPQTGPRPSYTAPPQAANVPARRPIFQRPGGPGAGPGGPRPPYGGPGGPGGGPAGRRPMHPTRTFPGGPPSGPGGRPGFGQRPGFGGPRPGFGGPRPGGGGLIAEGTPGAQKPGMRPAAKKGAANKKRYEKSKEGPMKGFAPPSRFGGAQIAMGEQPITRTITVTEGVTVKDLAEALGLRGKDLIATLLMRGVLVTVNQSLDNELVKSVSAAYGADAQIQTVEEQLENEAIEGVLTDTSGMTEIVRPPVVTVMGHVDHGKTSLLDAIRSTDVASGEAGGITQHIGAYKVHVTKEDSPAFGREIVFLDTPGHEAFTRMRARGAKVTDIVVVVVAADDGVMPQTIEAIDHAKAAKVPIIVAINKIDKPGADSNKVKGQLAERGLQLVGWGGDVEFVEVSAKQRINLDGLEEMICLVADTNAQKAIPERPAVGTVIEAKLDRGRGAVASILVQNGTLKVGDSYIVGNTFGKIRAMFDDRGRSIEAAGPSTPVEILGLESIPDAGDTFIVMSDRDRAKEIARYRTLKEREAQLAKSSRVSLEGLAEQIKQAGVKDLNLVLKGDVQGSVQVLIDSLQRMTTEKVRVRVLHSGVGAITESDVLLATASNAVIIGFNVRPERKAQELADQDNVEIRLHSIIYELQDEIQKAMLGLLDPVFRENYLGRAEVLNVFKITKVGQIAGCVVRDGTITRNSQVRVMRDGAEVWKGKITNLKRFKDDVREVTNGMECGIDLSLRDIRVGDLIEAFSTEKIAAELGENLAEKRAAEAKSSEPATV
- a CDS encoding EAL domain-containing protein: MSFPFSMAFQPMVNVTTGDIYAYEALVRGPQGQSAASILGRLKESEQFLFHQNCRNYAMRLATNLGITKSNAALSINFLPRAIRTPEACCAMTLTAAKSLNFPYERMIFEMTDAGRLLNTEQVRTVAREYQRNGFRIALSIDDLQSALSEKAICRQIRADILKLNMAITRNLHLHPHSQAAIASLQSICHAEEMDLIAEGVESPEEYVALLQCGIEHMQGYLFAMPGFESLPNFTLPTPVEMDA
- a CDS encoding sensor domain-containing diguanylate cyclase, translated to MEAIIHYVEDLQFACFAFVFSIMALQSRRDRTIRFVCCSYLLATLVSVIDVTLPHPYSPLTNAGILTVLSLRYAVLAAGLVYFTRNSEWASKISFVLAGVALLLTGLSFTALAGPRQLAIYYFVLAWQQALLVVVVMRSSESSTRIPRVLLAFLFLLSVGYRLNQLHFVLSAKTAHDIWLRNLGLFVNGTVLSGVLPFTVVWMMNARDHANLLQQSLLDPLTGLLNRRGLNEAADRELKRYSRSQQEFALAVADIDHFKKLNDQHGHAFGDEVLVDFSVICQTELRSYDVSARSGGEEFMLLFPLTSLDAATTVLERIRKRFEANTPLGSDPNTVSIGVTSTRGRSGVTWAQLQKEADKAMYQAKHLGRNQTIVYDAASETAL
- the ychF gene encoding redox-regulated ATPase YchF, which encodes MALNVGIVGLPNVGKSTIFSALTAIEAVAANYPFCTIDPNVGIVTVPDTRLNRIVELVKPKSIVPTTIEFVDIAGLVAGASKGEGLGNQFLANIRSTDATLHIVRCFEDPEVIHVAGKVDPLADIDVINTELLLADLDTVERRYEKAQKLARTSQDSKIKNEFSALGKLREAMNAGQPARAVELTEEEKPLVRDLFLITMKPTLYVANVDEASLAEGNEHTRAVEARAASEGSDVVRICGSMEAEISQLDPEERNEFLASMGMEEPGLDRLIHAAYRLLGLITYFTAGVQEVRAWTIRKGTKAPGAAGVIHSDFERGFIRADAYNCEDLFRLGSEQAVKEKGLLRSEGKEYIVKDGDILFFKFNV